In one window of Perognathus longimembris pacificus isolate PPM17 unplaced genomic scaffold, ASM2315922v1 HiC_scaffold_5663, whole genome shotgun sequence DNA:
- the LOC125345445 gene encoding microfibril-associated glycoprotein 3-like — MECLLTVGPHEDVHWYNSKGQQLDGRGKGGKWLVSDHFLNITNVAFDDRGLYTCFVTSPVHASYSVTLRVIFTSGDMSIYYMIVCLLAFTITLILNVTWLCMMSSHLRKTGKAINEFFRTEGAEKLQKAFEIAKRIPIITSAKTLELTKVTQFKTMEFARYIEELARSVPLPPLILNCRAFVEEMFEAVGVDDPDDMGERMKERPALDAQGGIYVINPEMGRSTSPGGDSDDGSLNEQGQEIAVQVSVHLQSETKSIGTDSQDSSHPDETGSAESSSNHRDRQTNTPSCEATCYQPQRLRKEPASQSNFSFSPKDDWDFPLK, encoded by the coding sequence GTGGAAAATGGCTGGTTTCTGATCACTTTCTAAACATCACCAACGTAGCCTTTGACGATCGCGGGCTGTACACATGTTTTGTCACCTCTCCCGTGCATGCCTCCTACTCTGTCACCCTCCGTGTGATCTTCACCTCCGGAGACATGAGCATCTACTACATGATCGTTTGCCTCCTCGCCTTCACCATCACGCTCATCCTGAACGTCACATGGCTGTGTATGATGAGCAGCCATCTCCGCAAGACCGGGAAGGCCATCAACGAGTTCTTCAGAACTGAAGGGGCCGAGAAACTCCAGAAGGCCTTTGAGATCGCCAAGCGCATCCCCATCATCACTTCCGCCAAGACTCTGGAGCTCACCAAAGTCACTCAGTTCAAGACCATGGAGTTTGCTCGCTATATCGAAGAGCTGGCCAGAAGCGTGCCCCTCCCACCTCTGATTCTCAATTGCCGGGCATTTGTGGAGGAGATGTTTGAAGCCGTGGGAGTGGATGATCCTGATGACAtgggggaaagaatgaaggagagacCTGCCTTGGATGCCCAAGGGGGCATCTATGTGATCAACCCAGAGATGGGGCGGAGTACCTCCCCAGGAGGAGATTCGGATGATGGCTCTCTCAACGAACAAGGCCAAGAAATAGCAGTCCAGGTGTCCGTCCATCTCCAGTCAGAGACCAAAAGTATCGGCACGGATTCTCAAGACAGCAGCCACCCCGATGAAACAGGGTCTGCGGAATCCAGCTCGaaccacagagacagacagacgaacACTCCCAGCTGTGAGGCCACTTGCTACCAACCACAGCGGCTCAGGAAAGAACCTGCTTCTCaaagtaacttttctttttcaccaAAAGATGACTGGGATTTTCCCCTCAAATAG